A DNA window from Hydra vulgaris chromosome 13, alternate assembly HydraT2T_AEP contains the following coding sequences:
- the LOC100215254 gene encoding 5'-nucleotidase domain-containing protein 3 isoform X2, which yields MSTLFMYSNKCVLIPRYMVHLTSSLCCFKRTWLHTVPIQDDYTCENLIKIYRKKSKIFKEDPLRIIKSEKHAIFVNNEVSFRHINVYGFDYDYTLASYSDDLHETTYIMAMQTLINKYGYPPSIQEYKYNPAFPIRGLHFDSGNGYMMKLDCYSHVQLGTVYKGWQQVKDQDVLQQYSGTLIHVDKISKGTKKHGTTIHQQMDLFSIPFLSLLSNVIEYFLQKNIDFDPGYVYYDVEKAIQDIHISGQLHMEIMNDLDRYLPKNHYLEAYLERLVNSSKKLFIITNSGFTFVNAGMKHLFGNYWRDLFDVVIVRARKPKFFVDTESSFRPFRTINLNTGKYHWDQVHSFEKHGVYAEGNARLFSEFTGYEGPSVMYFGDHVFSDLMDPVLRYGWRTGAIIPELEREIEICNSEEYIRNVKWLVALEDLITLAQCRDSIEFKNLASEWKLERKRLRISLKAAFNPYFGSMFRTFHNSSSFTRRMTRYADLYTSSVSNLLHYNENYHFFPRRILLPHEQDYRTIFN from the exons ATGTCAACATTGTTTATGTATTCAAACAAATGTGTTCTAATACCAAGATATATGGTGCATTTGACATCTTCTCTTTGTTGCTTCAAAAGAACCTGGCTTCACACTGTGCCTATCCAGGATGATTATACGTgcgaaaatttaataaaaatttacagaaagaaatcaaagatttttaaag aaGATCCTTTAAGAATCATAAAGAGTGAAAAGCATGCTATTTTTGTGAACAATGAAGTAAGTTTTCGCCACATTAATGTCTATGGTTTTGACTATGATTATACATTAGCAAGTTATTCTGATGATCTTCATGAAACTACCTATATTATGGCTATGCAAACTCTAATTAACAAATATGGA TATCCGCCAAGCATCCAAGAATATAAATACAATCCTGCTTTTCCGATTAGAGGTCTTCATTTTGACTCAGgcaat GGTTATATGATGAAATTGGATTGTTATAGTCATGTCCAGCTTGGTACTGTGTACAA aggTTGGCAACAAGTAAAAGATCAAGATGTATTGCAACAATATTCTGGCACCTTGATTCATGTGGATAAAATCAGCAAGGGAACCAAG aagcatGGAACTACTATTCACCAACAAATGGATTTGTTCTCTATTCCATTTTTGTCATTACTTTCTAATGTTATTGAG TATTTCCTTCAGAAAAATATAGATTTCGATCCTGGCTATGTCTATTACGATGTTGAG AAAGCTATCCAAGACATTCATATATCTGGACAGCTTCATATGGAAATAATGAATGATTTAG atcgTTACTTACCAAAAAACCATTACTTGGAAGCATATTTAGAGCGCTTGGTTAATTctagtaaaaaacttttcatcattACAAACAGTGGCTTTACATTTGT TAATGCTGGCATGAAACATTTATTTGGAAATTATTGGAGAGATTTATTTGATGTGGTTATTGTAAGAGCaagaaaaccaaaattttttgtgGATACAgaaag CTCTTTTCGTCCTTTTCGTACAATAAATTTGAACACTGGTAAATATCATTGGGATCAAGTACATAGTTTTGAAAAGCATGGTGTGTATGCAGAA ggaaaTGCCCGGTTATTTTCTGAGTTTACTGGGTATGAAGGACCAAGTGTAATGTACTTTGGTGACCATGTATTTAGTGATTTAATG GATCCAGTTCTAAGATATGGTTGGAGAACAGGTGCAATCATTCCTGAGCTAGag agaGAGATTGAAATTTGTAACTCAGAAGAATATATCAGAAATGTAAAATGGCTAGTTGCTTTAGAAGACCTCATAACGTTAGCTCag TGTCGAGAcagtattgaatttaaaaatcttgcaTCCGAATGGAAACTAGAACGGAAACGTTTGAG GATATCATTAAAGGCAGCATTCAATCCTTACTTTGGAAGTATGTTTCGAACGTTTCACAATTCTTCGTCATTTACACGCAGAATGACTCGTTACGCAGACTTGTATACTTCAAGCGTTTCTAATTTACTCCACTACAATGAGAACTATCACTTTTTTCCCAGAAGAATTTTATTACCTCACGAACAAGACTACCGCacgatttttaattaa